Proteins encoded by one window of Chlamydiales bacterium:
- the mfd gene encoding transcription-repair coupling factor has translation MKSPSLEVFQKALASERSLLIEELWDSPKACLIELAQKATGKNILVITGEARESRLLDDLPYFGVRDAEEFPSWETLPGEEIPPSSDIVGRRLEILRSLLSKKGPRTLLCSLQACLQKTPSKKALKPLLKELKVGDELSFEEFSSFLTSIGYKRATVVSDKGEFAIRGGLIDLYPVTSLHPYRLDFFGDTLESIRIFDAGSQKSVSKVETLSLSPASEWELLKSETAPSTIFDFLGPNTIVIFDDLLAIEDRYVAFKNMPGSASRYFSTFDELIKITSSLQQLFWSKERIEELSEVQVKKRPGRDYYTGKEPFQELHFSIFGDHKITTKRWQHPFQEVSTFFSPGENSASLTIEELLQTNARGYRFNLHFLSATASEERLFKEKLAKDEIPIPSNAHFELNYLSSGFVLPDSNLAIVPMTEFTHRLRIRRQKWRSISHTPPSEFHSLAPGDVVVHFHQGIGKFLGTEKRLNHVGQETEFLALEYAENSKLYVPISQSHLVSRYIGAKEEIPTFSTLGTTRWQKTRMHAQKAIIGYAQDLLRLNAEREIAGGYCFPPDGDEMISFEQDFPFDETEDQLNAIDALKKDMLSSKAMDRLICGDVGYGKTEVAMRAAFKAVADGKKQVVVLVPTTVLALQHYETFAARMANYPINIAHLSRFSTAKDAKETLKKVSEGSIDILVGTHRVLSKDIKFKDLGLIIIDEEQRFGVRAKEHLKHLKAGVDCLTLTATPIPRTLYLTLIGAREISTINTPPQDRLPIKTIIIERESSTIHNALLRELSRDGQAFFIHNRVETIFNVTDEIQKLLPQAQIVTGHGGMSSDELDTVFHAFKKGSADILVATTIVENGVDIPNANTIIIDRADTFGLADLYQLRGRVGRWNRPAYAYFLVPKQRELSELSRKRLHALVESSGFGGGMKIAMRDLEIRGAGDILGTEQSGQVSAIGFHLYCKLLKRTVDALKNKSAPAFYETKMEFPFKALFPEEYIAEPSLRMELYHRMGEATSPSEVDAILEEIKDRFGPPPPEVLWLYHLARLRLFASLHQFLLLKFETRTLYAERQTANEVEKKRILYKESKNPAALEAEIIALLRHDFSLK, from the coding sequence ATGAAGAGTCCATCCCTAGAGGTTTTTCAAAAGGCGCTAGCTAGCGAGCGCTCGCTTCTCATTGAAGAGCTCTGGGACTCTCCAAAGGCCTGTTTAATCGAACTGGCACAAAAGGCGACAGGCAAGAATATTCTTGTGATCACTGGAGAGGCGCGTGAGAGCAGGCTCCTCGATGATCTGCCTTACTTTGGCGTAAGAGATGCTGAGGAGTTCCCCTCGTGGGAGACGCTCCCCGGGGAGGAGATTCCTCCAAGCAGCGATATCGTAGGCCGCAGGCTTGAAATTCTCCGTTCTCTTCTCTCAAAAAAGGGTCCCCGCACTCTTCTCTGTTCACTTCAAGCATGCCTACAAAAGACACCATCGAAAAAAGCTTTAAAACCTCTTTTAAAAGAGTTGAAGGTCGGAGATGAGCTCTCATTTGAAGAGTTCTCATCTTTTCTCACCTCCATCGGCTATAAGAGAGCAACCGTTGTTTCTGATAAAGGTGAGTTCGCAATCCGCGGAGGATTAATCGACCTCTATCCAGTGACCTCACTTCACCCCTACCGTCTCGATTTTTTTGGAGACACCCTGGAGAGCATTCGCATCTTTGATGCCGGCTCTCAGAAGTCGGTCTCAAAGGTAGAAACTCTCTCTTTAAGCCCCGCATCTGAGTGGGAGCTTCTCAAGTCGGAAACAGCCCCCTCAACAATCTTCGACTTCCTCGGCCCCAACACGATCGTTATCTTTGACGATCTACTCGCCATCGAAGATCGATACGTCGCTTTCAAGAATATGCCCGGCTCAGCTTCGCGCTACTTTTCAACCTTTGACGAGCTCATCAAGATCACCTCCTCTCTTCAGCAGCTCTTCTGGTCAAAAGAGCGGATCGAAGAGCTATCGGAGGTACAGGTCAAAAAAAGACCCGGCAGAGACTACTACACTGGAAAAGAGCCCTTCCAAGAGCTCCACTTCTCCATTTTTGGAGATCACAAGATAACTACAAAACGCTGGCAGCACCCCTTCCAAGAGGTCTCGACCTTCTTCTCCCCTGGTGAAAATAGCGCTTCTCTTACCATAGAAGAGCTACTGCAGACAAATGCGCGTGGCTATAGATTTAATCTCCACTTCTTATCTGCGACAGCTTCAGAAGAGCGCCTATTCAAAGAGAAGCTGGCAAAAGATGAGATTCCCATCCCTTCAAATGCTCATTTTGAACTGAACTACCTCTCTTCAGGATTTGTCCTTCCTGATAGTAATCTTGCAATCGTCCCGATGACCGAGTTCACCCACAGATTGCGCATCCGTCGGCAGAAGTGGCGCTCGATCTCGCACACTCCCCCTTCCGAATTTCATAGCCTCGCTCCGGGAGATGTCGTCGTCCACTTTCATCAGGGAATCGGAAAATTTCTAGGCACGGAAAAACGGCTCAACCACGTCGGTCAAGAGACCGAATTTCTCGCGCTTGAGTATGCGGAAAACAGCAAGCTCTACGTCCCCATCTCACAGTCGCATCTCGTCAGCCGCTACATCGGAGCAAAGGAGGAGATCCCCACCTTCTCTACTCTCGGCACTACTCGCTGGCAGAAGACGCGCATGCATGCTCAGAAAGCGATCATCGGCTACGCGCAAGATCTCTTAAGACTTAATGCTGAAAGAGAGATTGCCGGCGGCTACTGCTTTCCTCCCGATGGCGATGAGATGATCTCGTTTGAGCAGGACTTCCCCTTCGATGAGACTGAAGATCAGCTGAATGCTATCGATGCCCTGAAAAAAGATATGCTCAGCTCAAAAGCGATGGATCGCCTCATCTGCGGCGACGTCGGCTACGGAAAAACAGAGGTTGCGATGCGCGCTGCTTTTAAAGCCGTCGCAGATGGAAAAAAACAGGTTGTCGTCCTCGTTCCCACCACTGTTTTGGCCTTGCAGCACTATGAGACCTTTGCTGCGCGGATGGCCAACTATCCTATTAACATCGCACACCTCTCCCGCTTTTCAACGGCAAAAGATGCAAAAGAGACGCTAAAAAAAGTGAGCGAAGGGAGCATCGATATTCTTGTAGGCACTCATAGAGTGCTTAGCAAAGATATTAAGTTCAAAGATCTCGGCCTTATCATCATCGATGAAGAGCAGCGTTTTGGAGTACGCGCTAAAGAACATCTCAAACACTTAAAAGCTGGCGTCGACTGTCTTACGCTGACGGCAACGCCGATCCCCAGGACTCTATACCTCACACTGATTGGCGCTCGCGAGATCTCGACGATCAATACTCCACCTCAAGATCGCCTCCCGATTAAGACGATCATCATTGAACGCGAAAGCAGCACGATCCACAACGCTCTTTTAAGAGAGCTCTCCCGCGATGGACAGGCCTTCTTCATCCACAACCGCGTCGAGACGATCTTCAATGTTACAGATGAGATTCAGAAGCTCCTTCCTCAGGCGCAGATCGTCACTGGACACGGAGGCATGTCCTCCGACGAGCTCGACACTGTCTTCCACGCTTTTAAAAAGGGCTCTGCGGATATTCTGGTTGCAACGACGATTGTAGAAAACGGCGTCGATATTCCAAATGCAAACACGATCATCATCGATCGCGCAGATACATTCGGCCTCGCAGATCTCTACCAGCTGCGCGGCAGAGTGGGAAGATGGAATCGGCCCGCCTACGCCTACTTCCTCGTTCCGAAACAGAGAGAGCTCTCAGAGCTCTCTCGCAAGAGGCTGCATGCTCTCGTCGAGTCTTCGGGATTTGGAGGAGGAATGAAGATCGCGATGCGCGATCTGGAGATCCGCGGTGCGGGAGATATCCTCGGCACAGAGCAGTCGGGCCAGGTCTCAGCCATCGGCTTCCACCTCTACTGTAAACTTCTCAAACGCACCGTGGATGCGCTGAAAAACAAGAGCGCGCCAGCCTTCTACGAGACGAAGATGGAGTTTCCCTTCAAAGCCCTCTTTCCAGAGGAGTATATTGCAGAGCCCTCTCTGCGCATGGAGCTCTACCACAGAATGGGCGAGGCGACCTCCCCCTCCGAAGTAGATGCGATTTTAGAAGAGATCAAGGATCGCTTCGGCCCTCCTCCACCAGAGGTTCTCTGGCTCTACCACCTCGCACGCTTAAGACTCTTCGCCTCTCTTCACCAGTTTCTACTGCTCAAGTTTGAGACGCGCACCCTCTATGCCGAACGACAGACAGCAAATGAAGTGGAAAAAAAGAGAATCCTCTACAAAGAGAGCAAGAACCCCGCCGCCCTCGAAGCCGAGATCATCGCACTCCTTCGCCACGACTTCTCTCTAAAATGA
- the alaS gene encoding alanine--tRNA ligase, with product MLSQEIRRGFLNYFKNKGHALVPSSPVVPHDDPTLLFNNAGMNQFKDVFLGKSQRDYQAATTSQKCIRVGGKHNDLDNVGHTSRHLTFFEMLGNFSFGDYFKEKAILYAWEVTTQVFGFSPDNLWITVFEEDEEARELWRKFMPDNRIISMGEKENFWAMGDTGPCGPCSELLIDRGTKYGNARSPKEDISGERYLEFWNLVFMQFNRDSSGKMTPLPSPCIDTGAGLERVASLKIGVDSVYATDILRGLIAQVENVSGKKYNVEDLVMAPAFHVIADHIRSLSFAIADGAQPSNVERGYVLRKLLRRAVRYGRGLGLQEPFLAKILPTLVSSMGEDYPELKAAQGRIAEILTVEEEAFLRTLKKGGNILNAVIEKAQKSPMKQISGEEAFKLKDTYGFPLEEILLIAKDTSLTVNLETYQLLEEQAKEKSKSAHTVHMQQAEESLFKEYVLKHGACEFVGYTATSGEGTVMAIVVDGRFVDTLTEGQEGLVILNTTPFYAEKGGQIGDIGTLSHKRARFTVKGCQSPYTGVIVHVGRLESGVLILGEPVEAEVDAKRRSDIARHHTAAHLLHYALVKVLGAHVRQAGSLVESDRLRFDFNHHKPVSQEELRQIERLVNEKIRDNTPVKTYELSYEEAQKSADIKQFFGDKYGKTVRVIDIDYSKELCGGTHATTVGTLGFFRIIKESSIAAGVRRIEAACGKAAEDLVYQNEEIALQACMQLKTTLPSLPVKVTALQDENKELLAQIKTLKRGSLKEVAQTLATKIRKVGSVHLLAEIVDLDQEGLLLLGEELMNRHPSLLLLLAFKLPDRCQILVRISPDLVAKKMSAQELVKEICPHIKGGGGGKADSAQASGKDPLGLSKAFEVAEQYINAK from the coding sequence ATGCTATCACAAGAGATCCGCCGCGGCTTTTTGAACTACTTTAAGAACAAGGGACACGCACTCGTTCCCTCTTCTCCTGTCGTTCCACACGACGACCCCACTCTGCTCTTCAACAACGCGGGAATGAACCAGTTTAAAGATGTCTTTCTGGGAAAGAGCCAGCGCGACTACCAGGCGGCTACAACATCGCAAAAATGCATCCGCGTGGGAGGCAAACATAACGACCTCGACAACGTCGGACACACCAGCCGCCACCTCACCTTCTTCGAGATGCTCGGCAACTTCTCTTTTGGAGACTACTTCAAAGAGAAGGCGATTCTCTACGCTTGGGAGGTGACAACGCAGGTGTTCGGTTTCTCTCCTGACAATCTCTGGATCACCGTCTTCGAAGAGGATGAAGAGGCTAGAGAGCTCTGGAGAAAATTCATGCCAGATAACCGCATCATCAGCATGGGTGAAAAAGAGAACTTCTGGGCGATGGGAGACACTGGCCCTTGCGGTCCCTGCTCCGAGCTTCTAATTGACCGCGGCACAAAGTATGGAAATGCGCGCTCACCCAAAGAAGATATCAGCGGAGAGCGCTACCTCGAATTCTGGAACCTCGTCTTCATGCAGTTCAATCGCGATAGTTCTGGCAAGATGACTCCACTCCCCTCTCCTTGTATCGATACGGGGGCGGGCCTCGAGAGAGTCGCCTCCCTCAAAATTGGCGTCGATTCTGTCTATGCTACTGACATCTTGCGCGGACTGATCGCACAAGTGGAGAACGTCTCAGGAAAGAAGTACAATGTGGAAGATCTAGTGATGGCTCCCGCCTTTCACGTGATAGCAGACCACATTCGCAGCCTCTCCTTTGCAATTGCAGACGGAGCGCAGCCGAGCAACGTCGAACGCGGCTACGTCTTGCGCAAGCTGCTCAGAAGAGCTGTGCGCTACGGAAGAGGGCTGGGCCTCCAAGAGCCCTTCCTCGCAAAAATTCTACCAACACTCGTATCGAGCATGGGTGAAGACTACCCAGAGTTAAAAGCAGCTCAGGGCCGCATCGCAGAGATCCTCACAGTGGAAGAGGAGGCCTTCTTGCGCACGCTTAAAAAGGGTGGAAATATTTTAAATGCGGTGATTGAGAAAGCGCAAAAAAGCCCGATGAAACAGATCAGCGGAGAAGAGGCGTTTAAACTCAAAGACACCTACGGCTTCCCGCTCGAAGAGATTCTGCTCATTGCAAAAGACACAAGCCTCACAGTAAATCTAGAGACCTATCAGCTTCTTGAAGAGCAAGCAAAAGAGAAGTCGAAGAGCGCGCACACAGTTCACATGCAGCAGGCTGAAGAGAGTCTCTTTAAAGAGTATGTCTTGAAGCATGGTGCCTGCGAGTTTGTCGGTTACACCGCGACCTCTGGAGAGGGAACGGTCATGGCGATCGTCGTCGATGGCAGATTTGTCGATACCCTCACAGAAGGGCAGGAGGGTCTAGTCATCTTAAATACGACTCCTTTCTATGCCGAGAAGGGCGGTCAGATCGGCGATATCGGCACGCTCTCGCACAAGCGCGCGCGCTTCACTGTCAAAGGCTGCCAAAGCCCCTACACCGGCGTGATTGTGCACGTGGGAAGGCTTGAGAGCGGAGTGCTGATTCTGGGAGAGCCCGTAGAAGCAGAAGTCGATGCAAAGCGCAGAAGTGATATTGCACGCCACCACACTGCGGCTCACCTGCTCCACTATGCCCTTGTTAAAGTTCTTGGAGCGCACGTGCGTCAGGCGGGTTCTCTCGTAGAATCCGATCGCCTGCGCTTCGACTTCAACCACCATAAGCCCGTCTCTCAGGAAGAACTGCGCCAAATTGAACGCCTTGTGAATGAGAAGATACGCGACAACACACCCGTAAAAACTTATGAGCTCTCTTATGAAGAGGCACAGAAGAGCGCAGACATCAAGCAGTTCTTTGGAGACAAGTATGGAAAAACTGTACGCGTCATCGACATCGACTACTCAAAAGAGCTCTGCGGGGGCACTCATGCGACAACTGTTGGAACCCTAGGCTTCTTTCGCATCATCAAAGAGAGCAGCATTGCAGCTGGCGTGCGCAGAATTGAAGCCGCATGCGGAAAGGCAGCAGAAGATCTCGTCTATCAAAATGAAGAGATCGCTCTGCAGGCATGCATGCAGCTTAAGACCACGCTCCCCTCTCTTCCTGTAAAAGTCACTGCGCTTCAAGACGAGAACAAGGAGCTCCTAGCTCAGATCAAAACATTAAAGCGCGGCTCGCTAAAAGAGGTCGCTCAGACCCTCGCAACAAAAATTAGAAAAGTGGGATCTGTCCACCTTCTCGCGGAGATCGTCGACCTCGACCAAGAGGGTCTTCTTCTTTTGGGAGAAGAGTTAATGAATAGACACCCCTCTCTACTCCTTCTGCTCGCATTTAAACTTCCCGATAGATGCCAGATTCTCGTGCGCATCTCTCCTGATCTCGTCGCAAAGAAGATGAGCGCTCAGGAGCTGGTTAAAGAGATCTGTCCTCACATCAAAGGCGGCGGCGGCGGAAAGGCCGACTCAGCACAAGCCTCTGGGAAAGACCCTTTGGGACTATCCAAGGCGTTTGAAGTCGCTGAACAGTATATCAATGCAAAATGA